The Salvia miltiorrhiza cultivar Shanhuang (shh) chromosome 1, IMPLAD_Smil_shh, whole genome shotgun sequence genome has a window encoding:
- the LOC131018737 gene encoding probable beta-1,4-xylosyltransferase IRX10: MFAAEIFMHRFLLSSLVRTTNPDQADWFYTPVYQTCDLAPNGLPMTIKSPRMMRSAIHFISTTWPYWNRTQGADHFFLVPHDFGACFHYQEERAIERGILPLLQRSTLVQTFGQRYHVCLNEGSITIPPYAPPERIMSQLIPPHTPRSIFVYFRGLFYDTDNDPEGGYYARGARASIWENFKNNPLFDISTEHPTTYYQDMQRAVFCLCPLGWAPWSPRLVEAVVFGCIPVIIADDIVLPFADAIPWEEIGVFVAEKDVPYLDTLLTSIPVDIILRKQRLLANPSMKQAMLFPQPAQAGDAFHQILNGLARKLPHQKGVYLKHGERVLNWTAGLAADLKPW, encoded by the exons ATGTTCGCCGCTGAGATATTCATGCACCGTTTCCTCCTAAGCAGCCTTGTCCGAACCACCAACCCCGACCAAGCTGATTGGTTCTACACCCCCGTCTACCAAACCTGTGACCTCGCCCCCAACGGCTTGCCCATGACCATAAAGTCGCCCAGAATGATGCGCAGCGCCATCCACTTCATCTCCACCACTTGGCCTTACTGGAATCGAACCCAAGGAGCCGACCACTTCTTCCTCGTGCCCCATGATTTTGGAGCCTGCTTTCATTATCAA GAAGAGAGAGCTATAGAGAGAGGGATTCTTCCGTTGCTGCAGCGGTCGACGTTGGTCCAGACGTTTGGACAACGGTACCATGTTTGTTTGAACGAAGGTTCGATAACCATACCTCCGTATGCGCCGCCAGAGAGGATCATGTCGCAGCTGATCCCACCTCACACGCCCAGGTCCATCTTCGTCTACTTCCGAGGTCTCTTTTACGACACCGATAACGACCCCGAAGGCGGTTACTATGCGAGGGGCGCTCGTGCGTCCATCTGGGAGAACTTCAAGAACAACCCACTTTTCGACATCTCGACGGAGCACCCGACCACATACTACCAAGACATGCAGCGCGCCGTTTTCTGTCTCTGCCCTCTGGGATGGGCGCCGTGGAGCCCCCGCCTCGTGGAGGCCGTGGTCTTCGGGTGCATCCCCGTCATCATTGCCGACGACATTGTGCTGCCGTTCGCGGACGCCATTCCGTGGGAGGAGATAGGTGTGTTTGTGGCCGAGAAGGACGTGCCTTACCTGGACACCCTGCTCACATCCATCCCCGTCGACATCATTCTGCGGAAGCAGAGGTTGCTGGCGAATCCCTCCATGAAGCAGGCCATGTTGTTTCCTCAGCCGGCGCAGGCGGGCGACGCATTCCACCAGATCTTGAATGGCTTGGCACGGAAGCTGCCACATCAAAAGGGGGTGTATTTGAAGCATGGTGAGAGGGTTTTGAATTGGACTGCCGGCCTAGCTGCGGACCTCAAGCCTTGGTGA